In Mucilaginibacter celer, one DNA window encodes the following:
- a CDS encoding PQQ-dependent sugar dehydrogenase: MAALCAGAFIGQVKAQSLPPVETQKANSDYKPAVAGQTRIGGTQTQTKLNVMVINKQLKSPWALRCLPDGRFLITEKGGAMKILKADGSFDKNITGLPAIAVGGQGGLLDVNFDSAFAKNRTLFWTYSEQADGGFQLAVAKGQLSADDSKLENVQVIYHAKPAYNGHLQFGSRVVFDKQGNLFVSTGEHGAEDIRMKAQDLGAAVGKVVHITRDGKPVPGGPFAGKSGVLPEIYAYGLRNPEGMTMNPLTDELWEAEFGPRGGDEINIIRPGKNYGWPVVTYGIEYSGKQVGDGIQQKEGVTQPIYYWDPSISPCGITFYTGNLIPEWKNNLFVGALGGSHIARLVIKNNKVVAEERLLKDKNERWRSLVTGKDGALYGVTDNGNLYRIGK, encoded by the coding sequence ATGGCTGCTTTATGCGCGGGCGCTTTCATCGGGCAGGTAAAAGCGCAGTCGTTGCCGCCGGTTGAAACCCAGAAAGCAAACAGCGATTATAAACCTGCCGTTGCGGGCCAAACCCGCATAGGCGGTACGCAAACCCAAACCAAACTAAATGTTATGGTGATCAATAAACAACTTAAATCGCCATGGGCTTTGCGTTGTTTGCCTGATGGCCGCTTTTTAATTACCGAGAAAGGCGGTGCCATGAAGATATTAAAGGCCGATGGCAGCTTTGATAAAAACATTACGGGCCTGCCTGCCATTGCCGTTGGCGGCCAGGGCGGTTTGCTGGATGTTAATTTCGATTCGGCATTCGCTAAAAACCGCACCTTATTCTGGACTTACTCTGAGCAGGCTGATGGCGGTTTTCAACTGGCCGTAGCTAAAGGACAACTCTCTGCCGATGACAGCAAGCTTGAAAATGTACAGGTAATTTACCATGCCAAACCGGCTTATAATGGTCATTTGCAGTTCGGTTCGCGCGTGGTGTTTGATAAGCAGGGCAATTTATTTGTAAGTACCGGCGAGCACGGTGCCGAGGATATCCGCATGAAAGCCCAGGATCTGGGTGCCGCAGTAGGCAAGGTTGTACACATTACCCGCGATGGCAAACCTGTTCCCGGCGGACCATTTGCCGGCAAGAGTGGTGTGTTACCCGAAATTTATGCCTATGGTTTACGTAATCCCGAAGGCATGACCATGAACCCTTTAACCGACGAGTTATGGGAAGCAGAATTTGGCCCGCGGGGTGGCGATGAGATCAATATCATCCGGCCGGGTAAAAATTATGGCTGGCCGGTGGTTACTTATGGCATTGAGTACAGCGGGAAACAGGTAGGGGACGGCATCCAGCAAAAGGAGGGCGTTACACAGCCAATATATTATTGGGATCCGAGCATCTCGCCCTGTGGCATCACTTTTTACACCGGCAACCTCATTCCCGAATGGAAAAACAATTTGTTTGTTGGTGCCCTCGGCGGCTCGCATATTGCCCGCCTGGTGATTAAAAACAACAAAGTAGTGGCCGAAGAACGCTTGCTTAAAGATAAAAACGAACGCTGGCGATCATTAGTTACCGGGAAGGATGGCGCTTTGTACGGTGTTACTGATAATGGTAATTTATATAGGATAGGGAAGTAA